AACAGGCGTGCAGGGCAAGTCCTATGTGGTGAGCATCATGGATGGCAGGTCGCAAAAAAACCTCATCATCCCACCTGTCCATCTCAAAAAAGTGTGAGGCGGGCCGGGCATTAAATACATGTGGCATTGCAAATACGCACAGCCGCAAACCTGCATCAAAATTAAATCCGAGAACCAGCCAAAACTGACATCAAATTCAAAAACAAAGGGCAGAAAATCCTGCAGCCAAAGTCAAAATCGGCAACAACGATAAACAACATCCATAATATCCAACAAGGTCAAAGAGGTTTTCACATGATAGGCAAAAACATAAACAGCTCAAGGCCGGTGTGCCTTGCAGAGGCAAAACACATTTTGGAGGAGCGCGCAAAGGACGGCGCGCTGCAGTTTGAGCAGCAAGGCAGCCTTGACTATTGCACAAAATTTGCTCATCTTGGGCCAACACAGGCAAAGCACCTTGTACAGGAGCTTTCGCAGGTCAGCGGGAAGCTCACCGAGGAGGCAATTTCGCGCATAATAGACCTGATGCCAAAATACCGCCCGCAGCTGTCTTTGATACTCATGAAGGAAAAGATTGAGCTTGGAGCTGAAGAATTCGATAAGATTTTGGCCCTTACTGCACCCTTTGCGCAAAAATACACGCTAAAAGTCCAGGTTAAGGAAGGCTTGGAGGCAGGCGTCCAGGATGCGCAGGAAAAAGATGCAGAAACACCTGCAAAACAGGCTGAACAGGATGCAACGTCTGAGAAAGCCGATGATGAAAAGGAGCAAAAGCAGGGCAAGGCTTCAAAACAGGAAAAGCCGGAAAAGCCAAAAAAGAAGGAGAAGAAGGCAAAGGAGTAAATATTTCGTGGCTAAAAAAGATACTGTTGTGGTTGATATACTGGATTTATCTGTGCTGCTCAAGCTGCAAACAGCGCGAGTGGCAAATATGTGGTTGGCATGTCTGAACTTGAGGATTTTGGCTATGTGCTTGACTTTCTGCCTACCGGCAGGCCTGCAGACCGCACAAGGGAGCCGGTTGCGCAGCTAATCGGAACCAAATACTTTACTCTTCTTGAAGTTTCAATAAAGCCAGGGGCTGCGCTGAACATTGAACAAAAGGTGAACATAGGCCGCGACAACAGGGTTGAAGTCGAGCGGATTAAGCTGCGCCTTGACGTCAACCAGCTTTCAAACACTGCCCGCACAGAGCTTATGCCCGTCCTGCGCAAGATAATTGCAGAGCGCGAAGCTGACTTTGTCTCATTTTTCAACAAATGCGGCTCGGTTTCAATACGCTTGCACCAGCTTGAGCTTCTGCCGGGGGTTGGCAAAAAGCACCTGGAGGAGCTTCTGGCGCAGAGGGAAAGCAAGCAGTTCTCTTCGTTTGCCGACATACAAAACAGGGTGGCGCTTCTAACCGACCCTGCCAATATCATTGTCCAGCGGGTCTACAAGGAGCTTACTGGAGTTGAAAAGCACTACCTGTTTGTCAAGCCACCGGCGACCTTCCAATCATACTGAAATCCCTTCACTTTTTCAGAAATAGGGCTTTCGGTACAAACCCTTTTCACCCAAAGACCTCGGTGCGCAAGCCTCGTGCTTTAGCGCAAGGGGTAGCGCCGTGGCTTCCCCTAAATTACTCGCCCAGAAGCCTCGGCCTTTAGGCCAAGGTCTTTCACCTGCTGCAATAATTCCGCTGCTTGCTTGTCATTTTGCAATCCACTGCGTATCTTATTGCCCGCCCAAATTCCAATCCTCGCCTTAATAAGTAATTTAAAGGCAAAGATGCATTCATATTCCTATGAACCGCAGCCAACATTTTTTCTTCAGGCACACGCACCGTTTTTTCGCGATTTTTTTTCTTCTGTTAACCATTTTTTTTACTGGCCTTCTTCTTGCAGGCCCAAACGATGGGACGTGCGGCCCGGCAAGCCAGCAGGTGGCCTGTTCGGGCCCATCACCATGCGCTTCAGGCTGCACAGTGAACTTTGTCGGATGCGCTTACAATTACGGGGTTTGCAGCCCAGCTTGCAATTTTCGGACAAGTGCCGCCTCATGTGCAAACACCAATCTTGGCGGCTGCAGCTGCGTAACGCAGGCAACGTGCTCTGGCACGACATATTGCTCTGCGCTTACAAGCCAGGCATCCTGCACTTCATCTGGGTGCACATGGACGCTAGACGGCGGGCCGAACCCATCGCATATTCCTTCTGCCCCTACCCTTTCAATCTCATATGACTCGCCTGTTGTAGCTGTGACTGCAAGCTCGTATGTCGAATCAGGAAACACCATCTATTTTTGGTACAA
This genomic window from Candidatus Parvarchaeota archaeon contains:
- a CDS encoding DUF655 domain-containing protein encodes the protein MSELEDFGYVLDFLPTGRPADRTREPVAQLIGTKYFTLLEVSIKPGAALNIEQKVNIGRDNRVEVERIKLRLDVNQLSNTARTELMPVLRKIIAEREADFVSFFNKCGSVSIRLHQLELLPGVGKKHLEELLAQRESKQFSSFADIQNRVALLTDPANIIVQRVYKELTGVEKHYLFVKPPATFQSY